The DNA region CGCGCTATGCGACCGCGATGTTTGAGCTGGCCGAGGAGGCCAAAGCGCTTCCTGCCTTGGAAAAGGATGTCGATGCGTTGGACGCGGCCTTGTCCGAGAGCGCGGATTTGCGCGATCTGATCCACTCACCGATCTATGGCCGCGATGAGGCGTCCGCCGCAATCGGCGGTGTGGCCGACGCGATGAAGCTACAGGACATGACCGGCAACACGCTGCGGCTGATGGCGTCCAAGCGCCGCCTGTTCGTGCTGCCTGCGCTGCTGTCCGAGCTGCGCGAGCGTATCGCCGACCACAAGGGCGAAGTAACGGCAGAGGTGACCTCGGCCAAGGCGCTGACGAAAACGCAACTGGACAAGCTGACCAAGTCGCTCAAGGCGCAGGTGGGCAAGACCGTGACCGTAAAAGAGACCGTGGATGAGAACATCATCGGCGGTCTTATTGTTAAAATTGGCTCGAAGATGATCGACACCTCGGTCCGCTCCAAGCTGAACGCACTCCAGAATACCATGAAAGAGGTCGGATAATGGCTATCCAAGCAGCTGAGATTTCTCAGATCCTCAAAGACCAGATCAAAAGCTTCGGGCAGGATGCCCAGGTTGCGGAAGTCGGTCGGGTTCTGTCTGTGGGCGACGGCATTGCCCGCGTCTATGGCCTCGACAACGTGCAGGCCGGTGAGATGGTCGAATTCCCCGGCGGCATTCAGGGCATGGCCCTGAACCTTGAAGCCGATAACGTGGGTGTCGTGATCTTCGGCTCTGACCGGGACATCAAGGAAGGCGACACGGTCAAGCGCACGAATTCCATCGTGGACGTGCCCGCGGGCAATGAGCTGCTGGGTCGTGTCGTGGACGGTCTGGGCAACCCGCTGGACGGCAAGGGCCCGATCAACGCGTCCGAGCGTCGCGTGGCTGACAGCAAAGCGCCGGGCATCATCCCGCGCAAATCGGTGCATGAGCCGATGGCGACGGGCCTGAAAGCCATCGACGCCATGATCCCCGTTGGCCGTGGCCAGCGCGAGCTGATCATTGGCGACCGTCAGACCGGCAAAACCGCCGTGGCGCTGGACACGATCCTGAACCAGAAGTCGTATAACGACGCCGCTGGCGACGATGAGAACAAGAAGCTCTATTGCATCTACGTTGCTGTGGGCCAGAAGCGCTCCACCGTGGCGCAGCTGGTGAAGAAGCTGGAAGAGACGGGCGCGATCGAATATTCGATCGTTGTGGCCGCTACCGCGTCGGACCCCGCACCGATGCAGTTCCTGGCCCCTTACGCCGCGACCGCCATGGCGGAGTTCTTCCGCGACAACGGGCGTCACGCGCTGATCGTGTATGATGACCTGTCCAAGCAGGCCGTGTCCTACCGCCAGATGTCCCTGCTTCTGCGTCGCCCGCCGGGCCGTGAAGCCTATCCCGGTGACGTGTTCTACCTGCACTCCCGCCTGCTGGAGCGGTCTTCAAAGCTGAACGAGGACAATGGCGGCGGGTCCCTGACGGCGCTGCCCGTTATCGAAACCCAGGGCGGTGACGTGTCCGCGTTTATTCCGACCAACGTGATCTCCATCACCGACGGTCAGATCTTCCTTGAGACGGAATTGTTCTTCCAGGGCATCCGTCCGGCTGTGAACACCGGTCTGTCGGTGTCGCGGGTTGGCTCTTCGGCTCAGACCAAGGCGATGTCCTCGGTCGCGGGCCCGGTGAAGCTGTCGCTGGCGCAGTATCGCGAGATGGCGGCCTTCGCGCAGTTCGGCTCGGACCTTGACGCCTCCACCCAGCGTTTGCTGGCCCGTGGTGCACGCCTGACGGAGTTGATGAAGCAGCCCCAGTATTCGCCGCTGACCAACGCCGAGATTGTCACCATGATCTTCGCGGGCACCAACGGGTTCCTGGATGAGATCAAGGTCTCTGATGTCGGGCGTTTTGAGGAGGGTTTGCTGAACCACATGCGGTCCAACAAGAAGGACGTGCTGGATTGGATCACCAATGAGGATCCCAAGATCAAGGGTGATGCCGCCGACAAACTGAAGGCTGCCATCGAAGAATTCGCCGCCGATTTCGCGTAAGGGAGATTTGGCATGCCCAATCTCAAGGACCTAAAAAACCGGATCGCGTCGGTCAAATCGACCCGCAAGATCACCAAGGCGATGCAAATGGTCGCCGCTGCAAAACTGCGCCGGGCGCAGGAAGCGGCGGAGATGGCGCGTCCCTATGCCGAGAAGATGGAGGCTGTGATGAGCGGCCTCGCATCTGCCGTTGGCAATTCGGAAGGCGCACCACGTCTTCTGGCGGGCAATGGCAAGGATCAGGTGCATCTGCTGGTCGTCATGACGGCGGAGCGGGGCCTTTGCGGGGGCTTCAACTCCACCATCGTGCGCAAGGCGCGGGTCCATGCCCAGAAGCTTCTGGGAGAAGGCAAGACGATCAAGATCCTGACTGTCGGCAAGAAGGGGCGGGAGCAATTGCGCCGCGACTATGCCGATCACCTGATCGGTCACGTCGATCTGTCCGACGTTAAACGCCTTGGCTATGCCGATGCCGCCAGCATCGCGACGGATGTGCTCAACCGCTTTGAAGAGGATGAATTCGACGTCGCCACGATCTTCTTCAACCGGTTCGAGAGCGTGATCAGCCAGATCCCGACGGCCACGCAGATCATCCCGGCTGTGTTCGAGGATGTGGAAGAGGCCGATGATACGTCCAAGGACAGCGGCACGCTTTACGAATACGAGCCCTCGGAAGAGGCCGTGCTGGAAGACCTTCTTCCCCGCGGCATCGCCACACAGATCTTCACCGCATTGCTGGAAAATGGGGCGTCTGAGCAAGGGGCGCGGATGTCTGCAATGGACAACGCCACCCGGAACGCAGGCGACATGATCGACCGGCTGACCATCGAGTATAACCGCTCGCGTCAGGCCGTCATCACCAGCGAGCTGATCGAAATTATCTCGGGCGCTGAAGCGCTTTAACGACGGAGAGACGACACATGGCAAATGCAGTCGGCAAAATTACCCAGGTCATCGGCGCTGTCGTTGACGTGCAGTTCAATGATCACCTGCCAGAGATCCTGAACGCGCTGGAAACCGAAAACGACGGGAAGCGTCTGGTGCTTGAGGTTGCTCAGCATCTGGGCGAGGGCACCGTGCGCACGATCGCGATGGACAGCTCCGAAGGTCTGGTGCGGGGCCAGGAGGTGACCGACACCGACGGGCCGATCACGGTTCCCGTGGGTCCCGGCACACTGGGTCGGATCCTCAACGTCGTGGGGGAGCCGGTGGATGAAGGCGGCCCCGTCGACGCAGAAGAGCGTCGCGGCATCCACCAGGATGCGCCTGAGTTCGCCGACCAGTCGACCGAGGCCGAAGTCCTTGTGACGGGCATCAAGGTTGTGGACCTGCTGGCGCCGTATTCCAAGGGTGGTAAGATTGGCCTCTTCGGTGGTGCCGGCGTGGGCAAGACGGTTCTGATCATGGAGCTGATCAACAACATCGCGAAGGTGCACTCCGGTGTGTCCGTGTTCGCCGGTGTGGGCGAGCGGACCCGTGAGGGCAACGACCTCTACCACGAGATGATCGAATCCGGCGTTATCGTCCCCGATAACCTGCCTGAGTCGAAGATCGCTTTGGTCTATGGCCAGATGAACGAGCCTCCCGGTGCGCGGATGCGGATCGCTTTGTCCGGTCTGACATTGGCCGAGCAGTTCCGGGATGCGACGGGCGCGGACGTGTTGTTCTTCATCGACAACATCTTCCGCTTTACCCAGGCCGGGTCCGAGGTTTCGGCGCTTCTGGGTCGTATCCCCTCCGCCGTGGGCTATCAGCCGACGCTGGCGACGGATATGGGCACGATGCAGGAACGCATTACGTCCACCAAACGCGGCTCGATCACGTCCATTCAGGCCGTCTACGTGCCTGCGGACGACCTGACCGACCCTGCGCCTGCCACGACATTTGCCCACCTTGACGCCACGACCGTTTTGTCGCGCGCCATCTCCGAGCTTGGGATCTACCCGGCTGTGGACCCGCTCGACAGCTCCTCGCGTCTGATGGACCCGACCATCGTTGGTGACGAGCACTACCAGGTCGCCCGTGACGTCCAGGGTATCCTCCAGCGCTACAAGTCGTTGCAGGACATCATCGCCATTCTCGGCATGGACGAACTGTCGGAAGAGGACAAGCTGACCGTGGCCCGCGCCCGGAAGATCCAGCGCTTCCTGTCCCAGCCGTTCGACGTGGCGAAGGTGTTCACCGGCTCCGATGGTATTCAGGTGCAGTTGGAAGACACGATCTCGTCCTTCAAGGCCGTGGTTGCGGGTGAGTATGATCACCTGCCGGAAGGTGCGTTCTACATGGTCGGCGGGATCGACGAAGTGATCGCCAAGGCCGAAAAGATGGCAGCCGACGCGGCTTGATCTAAGCGGGCCGCCAGCCCGCCCTGCCTCCCCTCCCGTCCACCTAGGATGCCAAATCCGACGGTGGACCCCTGGTGGACGGGAGGGGAGGCGGGGCGGGTGGTGTAACAAAAGAATCGGAGGCCGATATGGCAACCATGCAATTCGATCTCGTCTCACCTGAGCGCCGCCTGGCGTCCATGGAGGTGACCGAGGTTCAGATCCCCGGCGCCGATGGTGATCTGACCGCGATGCCGGACCATTCACCGATGATCACCACCCTGCGTCCCGGCGTGTTGAAGGTGTCCGGCGCGGAGGGTGAGAAAAGCTACTTCGTTACCGGTGGTTTCGCGGATATCGCGGGGCCATCCGCCACGATCCTGGCCGAGCGGGCGATGCCCGTCGAAGAAGTGACCGGAGAGATCGTTGAAGAGCTGATCAAGGCCTCGGAAGAGCAGAAATCCGCGGCGTCCGACGGTGCGGCGGATGCGGCCGCCAAATACCACGCGGATCTGACCATGACGCTGGACGCGATTGTCGGCCGATAAGTTTTGCCTGACCTGACAGCGCGCCCTCGGCCCACCCGCCGGGGGCGTTTTTGTATCAGACTTTCGGAAAATCGAGATGGGCCCGATATTTTGTTCAGCATTTCTTCAGATTTGAGCGTATTGACTGCAAGAGCAATCGCGGTGGCGCCATGAAACGCTTGAGAAATAACCAAATTGCTGTCGATCAGGGGTCGAGTGTCATGTTCTCGGACTTCGCCAACAATGGCCCGATGTGGTCCGGGGATGGTCCGCGCGAGTCGGTGACGCCGGTTGAGTTTGCCGATCCCTATCTTGAGCCGCCAAGCGTCCATGTCTCGATCTCCATGTGGGATACCGGCGGTGACACCAATCAACGCGCTGATTTGCGGGCGGAAAAGATCACGCGGCAGGGGTTTTCGCTGGTGTTTCGCACCTGGGGCGACAGCCGTGTAGCGCGGATCAGGGCAGACTGGATGTCGGTGGGCGAGGTCGCGGATGATGACGCATGGGACGTGGACTAGACCAGAGTGACGTAGGGTCATTATTGAACGACGTTCAAAAATGAATGATGTTCAGGTTATCCGCCATGAAGGAGCAGCCTGATGTCGAAACCCACCCTGCCTGTCGCGACACTGATCGGCGCCCTCGCCGTGTCGATTGTCTCGGGTGTTAGCGCGGCTGTGTTGCTGGAGCCCGCGATCGAAAGCGTCGGAGCTTTCTTTGAGGGGGGTGTTCTAGAATTATTGGGACCGTTTGCCGTCACCGCCGGTCTTCTTTTTGGCCTGCTGGGGGGTGCCTTTATCGTAAAGGGTTTGGGGGGCACAGCATCGACGGCTGTGATCTTCCTGCTGACATCCGTCATTGGCATGATGGCAGCCGTTTACGTCGCGATCGTTGGCTATGATCGCAACGCT from Jannaschia sp. CCS1 includes:
- a CDS encoding F0F1 ATP synthase subunit delta; this encodes MSEPASISTGIAARYATAMFELAEEAKALPALEKDVDALDAALSESADLRDLIHSPIYGRDEASAAIGGVADAMKLQDMTGNTLRLMASKRRLFVLPALLSELRERIADHKGEVTAEVTSAKALTKTQLDKLTKSLKAQVGKTVTVKETVDENIIGGLIVKIGSKMIDTSVRSKLNALQNTMKEVG
- the atpA gene encoding F0F1 ATP synthase subunit alpha, with the translated sequence MAIQAAEISQILKDQIKSFGQDAQVAEVGRVLSVGDGIARVYGLDNVQAGEMVEFPGGIQGMALNLEADNVGVVIFGSDRDIKEGDTVKRTNSIVDVPAGNELLGRVVDGLGNPLDGKGPINASERRVADSKAPGIIPRKSVHEPMATGLKAIDAMIPVGRGQRELIIGDRQTGKTAVALDTILNQKSYNDAAGDDENKKLYCIYVAVGQKRSTVAQLVKKLEETGAIEYSIVVAATASDPAPMQFLAPYAATAMAEFFRDNGRHALIVYDDLSKQAVSYRQMSLLLRRPPGREAYPGDVFYLHSRLLERSSKLNEDNGGGSLTALPVIETQGGDVSAFIPTNVISITDGQIFLETELFFQGIRPAVNTGLSVSRVGSSAQTKAMSSVAGPVKLSLAQYREMAAFAQFGSDLDASTQRLLARGARLTELMKQPQYSPLTNAEIVTMIFAGTNGFLDEIKVSDVGRFEEGLLNHMRSNKKDVLDWITNEDPKIKGDAADKLKAAIEEFAADFA
- a CDS encoding F0F1 ATP synthase subunit gamma is translated as MPNLKDLKNRIASVKSTRKITKAMQMVAAAKLRRAQEAAEMARPYAEKMEAVMSGLASAVGNSEGAPRLLAGNGKDQVHLLVVMTAERGLCGGFNSTIVRKARVHAQKLLGEGKTIKILTVGKKGREQLRRDYADHLIGHVDLSDVKRLGYADAASIATDVLNRFEEDEFDVATIFFNRFESVISQIPTATQIIPAVFEDVEEADDTSKDSGTLYEYEPSEEAVLEDLLPRGIATQIFTALLENGASEQGARMSAMDNATRNAGDMIDRLTIEYNRSRQAVITSELIEIISGAEAL
- the atpD gene encoding F0F1 ATP synthase subunit beta — protein: MANAVGKITQVIGAVVDVQFNDHLPEILNALETENDGKRLVLEVAQHLGEGTVRTIAMDSSEGLVRGQEVTDTDGPITVPVGPGTLGRILNVVGEPVDEGGPVDAEERRGIHQDAPEFADQSTEAEVLVTGIKVVDLLAPYSKGGKIGLFGGAGVGKTVLIMELINNIAKVHSGVSVFAGVGERTREGNDLYHEMIESGVIVPDNLPESKIALVYGQMNEPPGARMRIALSGLTLAEQFRDATGADVLFFIDNIFRFTQAGSEVSALLGRIPSAVGYQPTLATDMGTMQERITSTKRGSITSIQAVYVPADDLTDPAPATTFAHLDATTVLSRAISELGIYPAVDPLDSSSRLMDPTIVGDEHYQVARDVQGILQRYKSLQDIIAILGMDELSEEDKLTVARARKIQRFLSQPFDVAKVFTGSDGIQVQLEDTISSFKAVVAGEYDHLPEGAFYMVGGIDEVIAKAEKMAADAA
- a CDS encoding F0F1 ATP synthase subunit epsilon — its product is MATMQFDLVSPERRLASMEVTEVQIPGADGDLTAMPDHSPMITTLRPGVLKVSGAEGEKSYFVTGGFADIAGPSATILAERAMPVEEVTGEIVEELIKASEEQKSAASDGAADAAAKYHADLTMTLDAIVGR
- a CDS encoding H-type lectin domain-containing protein, producing MKRLRNNQIAVDQGSSVMFSDFANNGPMWSGDGPRESVTPVEFADPYLEPPSVHVSISMWDTGGDTNQRADLRAEKITRQGFSLVFRTWGDSRVARIRADWMSVGEVADDDAWDVD